From a single Endozoicomonas euniceicola genomic region:
- the recQ gene encoding DNA helicase RecQ, producing the protein MSEKALQILNSVFGYSEFRSHQQAIIQNILNRNDTLAIMPTGGGKSICYQVPALIFPGLTLVISPLISLMEDQVNQLLALGIPAALLNSTISSAEYHNTLGKVHSGGIKLLYMAPETLMLNRTQHLLNAVQVDCLTIDEAHCISEWGHDFRPEYRQLAAVRRSLPQTVCIALTATATPRVQQDIKTILQMTDSNEFIASFNRTNLFLEVTEKKKPLAQTLALIEKYQGQSGIIYCNSRKQVDKLTKVLADNGCSVAPYHAGLSTGERTYNQSAFIRDDVQIIVATVAFGMGINKSNVRFVVHFDMPQNIESYYQQIGRAGRDGLPAYCHFLFGYGDIQKVKFFINQKSESEQRIANQHLNALVGFAESEECRRGPLLHYFGESYSRENCALCDNCLSEPSPLTNVTVPAQKLLSCIYRTGQLFGASYLIDVLRGSKSKKIIERQHDQISTYGIGAELTKPQWLQLSRKLIQENLVIQDPEFGSLKLADSARSILRGDRQIEIRLTERPEFSGKESANKQADLDYNHNLFEILRTCRKTLADQENVPPYIIFSDKTLIEMAVYFPHSRESLLQISGVGSVKLDHYGDAFLHEITEFCREQQIPENPKRHHQSASVTSGSREGEPAGRHVEIGKMFSRIQCLATLQNEFNIKLSTLLSHLYKYQTEVASLPVTNTLLEHSALSPDLQASVMESIHRLGVNRLRPLFEDLQEQVSYNELHLLRLHYLIHNEPRQHAAAESFKHSGTHKSASETVDLTLAEQKLLNMLISKQDSTGYIDTQHFSPSERGLYCTRMLTSLVCKGLVSKGKGWCRTHL; encoded by the coding sequence ATGTCAGAAAAAGCTTTACAGATTCTTAACTCGGTATTTGGCTACAGTGAGTTTCGATCTCATCAACAAGCCATTATCCAGAACATTCTCAACCGTAACGACACCCTTGCCATCATGCCTACCGGTGGCGGAAAGTCCATCTGTTATCAGGTTCCGGCGCTGATTTTTCCGGGGCTGACGCTGGTTATCTCTCCCCTGATCTCACTGATGGAAGACCAGGTCAATCAACTTCTGGCTCTTGGTATTCCTGCCGCTCTATTAAACAGCACAATCAGTAGTGCTGAGTACCACAATACCCTGGGCAAGGTTCACAGTGGCGGTATAAAACTGCTGTATATGGCTCCGGAAACCCTGATGCTGAACCGGACACAACATCTCCTTAATGCCGTGCAGGTGGATTGCCTGACCATTGATGAGGCTCACTGTATTTCTGAATGGGGTCACGACTTCCGCCCGGAATACCGGCAGCTAGCTGCAGTGCGTCGAAGTCTGCCCCAGACAGTTTGTATAGCGCTAACCGCCACGGCAACACCAAGAGTTCAGCAGGATATTAAAACCATTCTGCAGATGACGGACTCCAATGAATTCATCGCCAGCTTCAATCGAACCAATCTCTTTTTAGAGGTGACCGAAAAGAAAAAACCATTGGCACAGACCCTGGCACTGATTGAAAAATACCAGGGTCAGTCCGGTATTATTTACTGCAACTCCCGAAAACAGGTGGATAAGTTAACGAAGGTTCTGGCTGATAATGGCTGTTCCGTAGCACCCTACCATGCCGGGCTATCTACCGGGGAGAGAACGTATAATCAGTCCGCCTTTATCCGTGACGATGTGCAGATTATTGTTGCCACTGTCGCCTTTGGTATGGGTATTAATAAATCCAATGTGCGATTTGTGGTGCACTTTGATATGCCACAAAACATTGAAAGCTATTATCAGCAGATTGGTCGGGCCGGACGGGACGGACTGCCCGCCTACTGTCATTTCCTGTTTGGTTATGGAGATATCCAGAAAGTAAAGTTTTTCATTAACCAGAAATCCGAATCGGAACAACGGATCGCCAATCAACACCTGAATGCACTTGTGGGGTTTGCAGAGTCTGAAGAGTGTCGACGCGGACCCCTTCTGCATTACTTTGGTGAGAGTTATAGTCGGGAAAATTGTGCGCTGTGTGACAACTGTCTTTCTGAACCCTCCCCATTAACCAATGTCACTGTACCTGCCCAGAAGCTGCTCTCTTGTATCTATCGCACCGGACAGCTGTTTGGCGCCTCCTATTTGATTGATGTACTGCGAGGGTCGAAGTCAAAAAAGATCATTGAGCGACAACATGACCAGATTTCCACCTATGGTATAGGCGCAGAACTGACGAAGCCACAATGGTTGCAGCTGTCCCGAAAATTAATTCAGGAGAACCTGGTTATTCAGGACCCAGAGTTTGGCAGTTTAAAATTAGCCGACAGTGCTCGCTCAATACTCAGGGGGGATCGCCAGATTGAGATTCGCCTGACTGAGAGGCCAGAATTTTCGGGTAAAGAATCCGCCAACAAGCAGGCAGATCTGGATTACAACCACAATCTGTTTGAGATTCTCCGTACCTGTCGGAAGACATTAGCAGATCAGGAAAATGTGCCACCTTACATTATTTTTTCGGATAAAACGCTGATTGAAATGGCAGTCTACTTCCCGCATTCCAGAGAAAGCCTGTTGCAAATCAGTGGTGTCGGCAGTGTAAAACTTGATCATTACGGTGATGCATTCCTGCATGAAATCACTGAGTTCTGCCGGGAGCAACAGATTCCTGAAAACCCTAAGAGGCATCACCAGTCTGCTTCCGTCACTTCCGGCAGCAGAGAAGGAGAGCCAGCCGGACGACACGTAGAAATCGGAAAGATGTTTTCCAGAATTCAATGCCTCGCAACCTTACAGAATGAGTTCAATATTAAGCTGAGTACTCTTCTCAGCCACCTTTATAAATACCAGACAGAAGTCGCCAGCTTGCCGGTGACTAATACCCTGCTTGAACATTCTGCGCTTTCACCGGATTTGCAAGCAAGCGTCATGGAATCAATTCACAGGCTCGGGGTGAATCGCTTACGCCCTCTGTTTGAGGACCTGCAGGAACAGGTGAGCTACAATGAGCTGCATCTTTTAAGGCTTCATTACCTGATTCACAATGAACCCCGGCAACATGCAGCGGCAGAAAGCTTTAAGCACTCCGGAACCCATAAGTCGGCATCAGAAACTGTTGATCTCACACTCGCAGAGCAAAAACTCCTGAATATGCTGATATCAAAACAAGACAGCACCGGCTATATCGATACACAGCATTTCTCACCCAGTGAGAGGGGGCTATACTGCACACGCATGTTAACATCCCTGGTCTGTAAGGGGTTGGTATCTAAAGGTAAAGGTTGGTGCAGAACTCATCTTTAA
- a CDS encoding hydrolase has translation MLSFTPCPGLTGPHLQTIWSPLFRKARLLKRQRERFTTDDNDFIHLDWYGPEQSDNLVVLLHGLTGSSESKYITGLQASLDQQGVQSVCINFRGCSGEPNSLPRGYHSGDSQELRGVLGRLQQEYPNKQLMAVGYSLGGNVLLKYQGEEGSNSLLTAAVAVSVPFRLDHCARQMNQGASRMYRNRFLSHMHQQMQDKLLFFQQQGWSDRARELQQLTSYGYLKTFEAFDHYVTAALHGFRSGNDYYRKASSRFYLEGIASPTLIIHSSDDPFMTPDCVPQPEELTDSTQLELTHRGGHVGFIGGRPNHLNYWLEQRIPQFLAEHKRSAH, from the coding sequence ATGCTATCGTTCACCCCCTGCCCCGGCCTGACAGGTCCACACCTGCAAACGATATGGTCGCCTCTGTTCCGCAAAGCCCGGTTACTTAAACGACAGCGGGAGCGTTTCACGACAGACGACAATGACTTTATTCATCTCGACTGGTACGGCCCGGAACAGTCTGACAACTTGGTGGTATTACTACACGGCTTGACCGGCAGTTCCGAATCGAAATACATCACAGGGCTGCAAGCCAGTCTTGACCAACAGGGCGTGCAATCGGTCTGTATCAATTTCAGGGGGTGCAGTGGTGAGCCTAACTCACTGCCCCGGGGTTATCATTCGGGCGACAGCCAGGAGCTGAGAGGGGTTCTGGGACGTCTTCAACAAGAGTACCCGAACAAACAGCTGATGGCTGTCGGCTATTCTCTGGGCGGCAATGTTCTGCTGAAATACCAGGGAGAAGAGGGAAGCAACAGTTTACTGACTGCCGCAGTCGCCGTATCGGTGCCTTTTCGTCTGGATCATTGCGCCCGGCAAATGAATCAGGGAGCCAGCCGCATGTACCGTAATCGTTTTCTCAGCCATATGCACCAGCAGATGCAGGACAAACTGCTGTTTTTCCAACAGCAGGGCTGGAGCGACCGGGCCAGAGAGCTGCAACAGCTCACCTCTTATGGTTACCTGAAAACCTTTGAAGCCTTCGACCATTACGTTACCGCCGCCCTGCATGGTTTTCGCAGTGGTAACGACTACTATCGCAAAGCCAGCAGTCGCTTCTATCTGGAAGGCATTGCCAGCCCGACCCTGATTATCCATTCCAGTGACGACCCCTTTATGACACCCGACTGTGTGCCGCAGCCGGAGGAACTGACCGACAGCACGCAGTTAGAACTCACTCATCGAGGCGGCCACGTAGGTTTTATAGGCGGACGTCCAAACCATCTGAACTACTGGCTGGAGCAGCGCATTCCGCAATTTCTGGCAGAACACAAACGGTCGGCCCATTGA